The following are encoded in a window of Camarhynchus parvulus unplaced genomic scaffold, STF_HiC, whole genome shotgun sequence genomic DNA:
- the UXT gene encoding protein UXT: protein MAAAEKAQRYEAFVSDVLQRDLRRVQEQREAVFEQQAQVLQLRSALSRLQDAAAPLHTQVDLGCNFFVSAEVPDPRRVFVALGFGFFAELTLPEALRHLERRSSLLQRLSDSLTRDGAKIRAHIRLVLEGLRELQGLQEPPMTSDP, encoded by the exons GCGACGTCCTGCAGCGAGACCTGAG GCGGGTGCAGGAGCAGCGCGAGGCCGTGTTcgagcagcaggcacaggtgctgcagctccGCTCCGCCCTCAGCCGTCTGCAG gacgcCGCCGCCCCCCTGCACACCCAGGTGGATCTCGGCTGCAATTTCTTCGTCAGCGCCGAAGT cccggACCCCCGGCGCGTGTTCGTGGCTCTGGGTTTCGGGTTCTTCGCGGAGCTGACGCTGCCTGAGGCCCTTCGGCACCTGGAGCGCCGCAGTTCCCTCCTGCAGAG GCTCAGCGATTCCCTGACGCGCGACGGGGCCAAGATCCGCGCCCACATCCGGCTGGTGCTGGAG GGCCTgcgggagctgcaggggctgcaggagccccccATGACCTCTGACCCCTGA